A single region of the Onychomys torridus chromosome 11, mOncTor1.1, whole genome shotgun sequence genome encodes:
- the LOC118593438 gene encoding C-reactive protein, whose translation MEKLLWYSLIMISFSQAFVQKDMSRTAIVFAKESDNSYVTLEALSKKPLKAFTVCLHIYTDMSTTRSFSIFSYATKNNPNDILIFWSKDRGYIFGVGGPEVLYQASEIPEAPTHICASWESATGIVEFWVDGKPKVRKSLQKGYTMGTDASIILGQEQDSYGGNFDAKQSFVGDIGDMNMWDTVLSPEQINTIYVGGTFSPNVLNWQALKYKVQGDVVMKPQLWS comes from the exons ATGGAGAAGCTGCTGTGGTACTCACTGATCATGATCAGCTTCTCTCAGGCTTTTGTCCAGAAAG ACATGTCTAGAACGGCCATCGTATTTGCCAAAGAGTCAGACAATTCCTATGTAACCCTGGAAGCGCTGTCAAAGAAGCCACTGAAAGCCTTCACTGTGTGTCTCCATATCTACACGGATATGAGCACAACCCGCAGCTTCAGTATTTTCTCTTATGCTACCAAGAATAACCCTAATGATATTCTCATATTTTGGAGTAAGGATAGAGGGTATATTTTTGGAGTGGGTGGGCCTGAAGTACTATACCAGGCTTCCGAAATTCCTGAAGCCCCAACACACATCTGTGCTAGCTGGGAGTCGGCTACAGGGATTGTAGAGTTCTGGGTTGATGGGAAACCAAAGGTGCGGAAGAGTCTGCAAAAGGGCTACACCATGGGGACAGATGCAAGCATCATCCTGGGGCAAGAGCAGGACTCCTATGGTGGTAACTTTGATGCAAAGCAGTCTTTTGTGGGAGACATTGGAGATATGAACATGTGGGACACTGTGCTATCTCCAGAACAGATCAACACAATATACGTTGGTGGGACATTCAGCCCCAATGTTTTGAACTGGCAGGCACTGAAATATAAAGTACAGGGTGATGTGGTTATGAAGCCCCAGCTGTGGTCCTGA